The DNA sequence CCAACTCAATCAATGTCAATCATCCAAGTTCCTCCCTTGGAGGGGTGGCTGTTAGGGGTCAATGGCTTTCCATTAAAGACACAGACGATGACACACATATCATACGCAACAGTGTGTGAATTGTCATTCAatcaaaaacatcacaaaaacatgcactgtaACAGAGAGGATGTTTGGAGTGTTGAAAATGCTCTTCAGATGGTTGGACAAGTCAGATGGAGCATAACAATACAGTCCTCAGAAGGTCTGAATATTCTTTGTGGTGTGTTGTGCGTTGCATAACATTGCTGAAAGTTATGGATGTCTTGTGGACATAAACGAGGACACATTAGAAGTCTTTAGAAGATGTGATGCTGAACTGCATGTGCCGATGGCATTGAACACGGATGCACAACAGCAGTATGGGTGAGGAGGGATCAGCTGGCAGAAGAGTTGCATTATCTGTAGCCTGGTAAGCAAACAGAATGGTTGGGGAAAAAAGTCCAGAACTTTGTCCAgtgaatattgcatttatttgggaAGTTTAAAttacatgaatgcattttttccaaCTGTTTCAAATACAGTGCCTGAGATTTACTCTGCATGATGATTTTTTACATCTCTATATTTACATCTCTCCAAAAAACAAAGGTTAATTCAAATttcaccatttatttttaatgaattttaaaccctattcattctttttcacatttttgtaattaaagtGGCCTGGTTTCCATACTTTGAGCAATTATTAAAGTGTAATAATCCATCTGCTTATTACATAGCCGAAGGATTTTCCACCATGCCATAAGAAGGATGAAGAGTGATGGGGAGAAATGGTGTCTCTTCAGCGGTAAAACAGTAGTATGGCAGACTCAGTCATATCCCGGGAGGCACTCCATTCAATATGGGTTCCATAGCCGTTCCAGTCAAACGCGGAAAAATCCCCACACTGACTTGGTGGGTGTTGAGGGAAAtggccccctccacccacacagTACTGCAATACAACAGAAGAAAATTGGGCTGAAAGAGAGGTAGGTAGCAGCCAAAACAGAGCTGAAGCTGGGACAACTATGAAGCTGAAACCAGCTGAAGCTGGAGAGAGCTTGAGAGTCTGAAGCAGGTGAAATTGAAACAGGTAAAGCTGATGCAGGTGAATCTGGTGCATGTGGAACTAGTACAGGTGAGACTGATACAGGTGAAGATAAAGCAGGTGAAACTGACACAGGTGAAGCTGACAGGTCACAGTACAATGAGGCCAAGAGGACGACATTATCCGCAAAAAGCAGAGATGCCACTCCTATGTTCCCTAGTTGGTCACACTCCATACCTCAGCTGTGCTTTGAGATCCTGCCCATGAATACCAAGAACAGGAAAGCAGACAGGGTGCACCCTTGCCGGAGTCCGACAACCACTCTGAATAAGCTTGCAGTCTTACCAGTTGAGTAGGAACCTAGGCCCCCCATGCATCCGATCTAcagtacatatattttttcagatacTTTGTTGGAATGCTCAGGTGAATCTGTGACCGCTTCATGAATGTCTCGTCTGAGGCTCGATTATCTGAGCCTATGAAGAAGCAGAAACGAAAGACTTTGGAAGTCTTCAGGAAGACAGTCAAGCTCCATCCTCCAAGGGAAAGGTGAGTTAGACCACATCAGATTGTCTTGTACTCTCTAATGATTCTCTTAAAGCATTGCTCTTGTGTTATTACAAGTAATCCAGTACCGTGAGCAGGGCGACCTTGCCTTCATGCTGCTCATGAAGTCACAGCTCCTAGATGTGCCTCTTTAGTTAGATGAGCTTTTTTTTGCTAAAACCAACAAGGCATCGATGCTTCACTTCGTACTGAATGACTCCCCTGATGAAGTGCCTACTTGTCCTAAGGGCGCACTGCATATCCCAGATGGCAATGCACTCTTAAGCATActcacaacacccccccccccaacattagGTGGAATTTGCCTCTTGCTACTTAATCAAATGGCAGTCAAGAAGAACTTTGTGTTCTCCACAGACACCTATTTTGTTGACTTGATAGGCCCAGGACAGGTTGAATTGTGGCTCTTCTCAAGGGTACATCATCAAGTGACCAGCAACAAGATTTCCCTCAGATTCCAAGTTGTTCTTGGGAAAGGATGACAGTTAAGAGGCAATTGTGTCAGCTCCTTTTTATATGTGTAAGGAAGCACATCTCACGCATATCAAAAATCTATCTTGCATTTCAAGTTGTGATGTATGCGATTCACAAGCTTCGGTCAAACCAAGAAGAAACTGACAACGTACCTTCACTATGCTGCCAAGATTAGATACAAGGAGTCTGTGGTGAGGATCCCCCGGCACAGATATTTTCTTTATCCTCCTTCACCATGCTCACTCCATTGTACTCACCATCTATCTTGTTACTGGTGTGAGGATGCATCGGAAAATCATTAATGGGGGGGCTGAGGACTGCACAGCTGTGCTTGGACTGTCTTTACGGGAGAGGATGTCACCAGAGCATTCATGGGCTAAGACAAGGTGGACCCCCTGAATAACCTCCTCCAGCAAAGCCCAAAGTACCACAGAGCAGTCAGGTGAGTATGCACATATTTTTGCAGAAAGTAGttattaatgcattattttgtgaaatatatgtacCTGAAAAACATTGCATTATCCTGCCTATATCTTCAGATAACTCAAGAGTGGAAAGTGAAGCTGAATGTAATGGAAGATGTTGAGGCCTTCACCTATCACCTGTGAGGCTGCTCAAAGTAGTTAATGACATTATTGAAGCTtttgattgaaaaataaattgtgccatgctttttattgatttttcaaaGGTATTTGACACAGTTGACTATAAACTCTTGGTCAGCAGACTCCTCAGCATTGGTACATCCAAGAAAGCAGTAATTGGTTTGCCAACAACCTATAAGGGAGAACACATTGAGTAGCTTGGTCTCCTCACCATTTCAAAGAGAGTGCCCCAAGGTTCTATGTAATATACTATACTGTTTTCTCTCAACATCAATAATCTGGGACAATTCATCCAATGCTATGCACCATTTTTATGCTGATGAcagttatttattgatttttacgTCTGTTGTACAAGCCCTTGAGTTTCTGAAGTCAGTATTAGATTTTGTTCAGTCCTGTCTACACCAAATTAAATTGGTATTAAATGCAGACAAAACCAAGTTTATGGTGTCTACAAATACCAGAGAGGTACTACCTGTCTCTCCAAGCCTGGAAACTACACAAGGGATAATAAGCACTCAGGTATACTGGTGTACTCATTGACCACAAACTGTCTCAGAAATGCCACTTTGAGAACAATGTCACTTAGCTCAAGGTGgaagttatgtttttattttatcctggTTCTCCTTTCGAGCAAGGAAATACCTAGTGTCAGCAACTTTATTGCCCCCTCTTGACTATGGTGATCTGCTCTGCTCTACATGAATGCATGAGCTCAATGTCTAGGGATGCTGCATACTGTGTATCAATGCACTTTGCATTTTATTACTGGTTGTAAATATTTTACGCACCATTGTACACTATAAGCTAGATCTGAATGGCCATCTTTATACATGCTTGGACGGATCCACTGGTCGGGCTTCATTCACAAGGCTCCTTCTTACTTGTGTTCATGCACGTCCAGAAACCAAGGCCTACAATCCCAACATGTTCTTCAGATGTCTGTTCCCCGTGCTCGAACAGAGTCGGGCAAAAAAGAAGGACTTAAATACTCCTGAGTACTCTTGGTGAATTCGAGTCAGTTTAAAAGGATATGGAGAATGGCACTATTAGTCAATGTCCTTGTGCCTAATTTACTTGGTAAATTGAGctttaaaatgtctgtatttttatttatttttttcactagTTAATTTCTGTGCTTTTATTATCTTTTACTAGGTTGCTACTGTGTGACAGAATGTTTGGCTTCTTATGTTGTCTGAAAATATTGTTGTAACACTGTTTTATGCTgccctcttggccaggtcattcttgaaaaagagattttattcTCAATGAGACTTACCTGGTTAAATTAAGGTTAATAGTAATATGTGAATCACATATTCACATAAGGggtgtgttaaatgtgtttggTGCATAGAACAaccatttcctttcatttttgaggCCTGAAATGGCATCTGATCTGTACAATACCCCCTTGATTTCTGAGTTTGTATCCATGTGATGTTCGGTTCAAAAGGTACAGATTTCTGGGGCTTTCACTAAACATCCTAGATGGCTGCAAATATGGCCACCTCACGACATATTGCATACGAATTTGCAATGTtagtattaaaatattaaaagcagACGTCCTGACCATTCCGAAAACAAACGTACACGAAAAACAACATACTGACTGGGCGCATAGGGACCTGAAGTTCCTACGAGACTATACGCATGACTTTTTTAGTTTTATGGAGGTCTATTAAAGCACACCAAGCTATTGGCAGTCTTACATGTTCTGTGTGGCATCCTGTGGGACTGATTCCAGAGCAGATGGCCGAAGTCGCATTCTCATAGTTGAAAACTCGGAAAGCGATAAAGCCTGCAGTAAACTCCCCTGTAACAAAAGTGTTATAAATGAGATCAGAATGAGGACATctttgtctgtgctgtttctaatacacacaccagtctgtgctATTTCTATGACATAGTCACAGTGAAGTGCACAATAATGCTTTCATACCCCTGGCGTTTGGTCCATACAGATTTGCAGTAGATTCTGCATTCCCCAAATCATACATTATAGGAACAGTTGGGCCTTTGCCAGTGTTGCACGCGCCCGCATTGTATCTCACAGGGTAGCGCTGAAacacagaaagacaaacagcatcagcatttaatatttttgcctGCTCTGCAACACACAATTCTTTTATTACATGAATAACTAGTTTATTTTGCTATTGTACGTTCTGCTGTTAGACTGTCAGCTTTTTgtggtattgtttttttttattttcataactaaGCAATGCCCATTGATGCCCacccaaacaaataaataagcaaacaaacaaacaaataaataaataaataaataaataaataaataaataaataaatgcactgtgtCAGATGCAATACCTTGAACAGCTGGTAGAGGTTTCCTCCCTGTAAAGTCAGGAAGCAGGTCTCTGTGTGGTAACGCAAGATGGAGTTAGCGATCCATTCCTCCATCTCTGCATTGTTCCGAACATGCCACACGGACACGTcctctgctgtgatgtcataatatccggggttctagaacacggaACCCACACAAAGATAAAAACCAGTGTTGAAAAATAGCTTTCGTAACTTGAGGTGAAAGACTACACAGGAGACTAATGGGATGGGACTAAATTATACAtcagtgctgtgagagaggTCAGTACTGTGTTATGGTCAGTACTGTGAGTTGGTTAGTTCTGTGAGGTGGTCAGTTCTGTTAGTTGGTCAGTTCTGTGAGACAGTCAATACTGTGAGATGGTCAGTTCTGTGAGGTGGTCAGTTCGGTGAGACAGTCAGTactgtgagatggtcagtgctgtgagttagttagttctgtgagatggtcagtgctgtgagttggtTAGTTCTGTGGGAGGCGTCAGGTCAGAGGGGCAGCAGTGAGTGGTTCACCTTGTAGTCATCAGAGGTGGCGGCCTCAGGAGACCCAAAGGTAACCTTGTTGCTCCAGGTTCCGTCCCCCTCCGGCAGATTGGGGTTGTCGCCCTGCTGGCTGGACCAGCGATCCCCCAGAGTGCACTTCCCATACAGGTTATTCTCATGGACGCTGGCCACCAGTGTCCAGCCCCCACCCGCCGTGGTCATGTCACAGAACGCCTCGTACAGAATTCCGTTTGTGGTAGTGAGGTAATACAGCCCATCTGAAAAATgccatttgaaaataatgaacATTCCATAGACCATGGGATACaaatgcttctgcttctgtGAAAATTTTAAACCTCCATTGTTATTAAGAAAAAACTTTCTGACGCAATTGTTTCTGCTGGATTCAGGTTCTGAAAATAGTTGCATACCGTCATGaactttatatttttctttgagctctttgCAGCTCCGGGCGACATATCGGATCTTGTTCAGCAGTCTGTCTGCTTCACCGTTCTTGACTTTGTCCTCAACAATATACAGAGAATGTAATGCAGAACAGGAGGAAAAAATTCATGATTCAATTATTAAACAGCTAAATCACAATCATCCCTGTAAGGCAGTCAAATCACAATCATCTCTACTCCCTCAAGCAGTCAATTCTGAACATAGTTATGGTATGAAAGTTTACACAGTGCCAGAGGAAACTGCTAAAATAGACAACTTCTTCCTCAACACAACTGGAGCCTTGGAGCAGCATCTACAGTCTTAATTTCCCTAGAAATAGGGAGCCAACATGACAACAACTCATTGGCCACTAAATGAACTGAATGATCTGCATTTGCACACTGGACTAGGACATTAAGAGTATCCATTAACCAATCATTAGCTCACCAGAGTTACATAGGTAGGGTTCCAATAAGAACATCAGGAGAATGGTCCAGTGTGgcatctctgaaaaaaaaatatatatcagctcactttcatttcattaatgaTTCCATTTAGTACTTATAGCACCTATGACCATCATGATGTCAATGAAATGAATTGAAGTATTTACACAAGGCAGTCTGGGACAGAGGTTTtagggttaaaaataaaataaaataaaaatcaagctCACGTTTAAATAAAGAAGTACCAGATGTACATATGTTCTTTAGGGAAGcagaggaagaaaataaattacaaccCTGCCTCTTTTCCTTCAGTCGGATTCCTCACTTTTATTTCTGCGTAATGGCTGTTCAGTTGCACCCACCTTTTTACTTTAACTTCCTCATGATGTATAACTGAATGTTATTAGTCCCTATTTATGATATTTCTCAGATTTATCCATGTACTCTACATTATACTTCCCTCACAACACACCGCCCTTCCCTTTCAaaagagcaaacaaaaacaaatattgggCTTGGCAATGTAGCAGTATAAGACACCAGAGTTTAATGTTGAGTAGGAGGATGTGTATATCCATGTAAAGCTCGCAAACAGTGAGGGGTGCAGTTATAGAACCCAGTGCGAACAGTGGcaggggaccagggattgccattctccCGGAAGCTCGCAAGCGCCAGTGGTTACTCAAGGTATTGCAATTCCATTAGCATCTGGTGCCGAAAAGCtaatttccccattgaagtccattcaaaactgcGATTACAAAACGGATAGTTCCGGTCcctgattctgattggctgagccacGTTCGAAGCCGTTGTAAAATACtctataaacacacacctgtgaccGCATTACAATTTCAGTATTACTGCGCCAGTTAGTCACCCATACAATGTGGTCCGTTCGCTGTTatcatgtctgtgtgttgctTGGCAAACATTCTGCTAAATGTCGCTGAAGAACTACATTGCTTGGCGGAAGAATGTTTATTTGTtatcaataaattattgcattttttgttgctgtgtgtttattttatgaaacgGTGCCAGGTATATGTAGTAaccgttttataaaagcaataagcCACGCGAGGCCATGGTTTACAGTGATTTTACAACAGCTAAGGGGGTTTTAGACACTCTGCTCTGCGTCGTGCCTCACAACGCCGCTTAGCTGTTCTAAAATCACTGTAAACCACGGCCTCTTGTGGCTTATTGCTTTAATTTAacctggccaaattaaattattttggacagaACTTAAACGAATTACTCTCCAGATTCTTTTTCTGGGACCCAAAGAAGAAGATAtgagatttatttaattccaatttGGTCTTTCTGGTTTTAGTCCCAGTGTGCACAGCTGCTAATACGAGCACATGAACGAGTGTGACGCTGTGACTGAGGCGTTGATGCTGAAATGGGTTGAACTGAGGGTTGCCAGCACAGAACTGGATCCACCGttattgtattgttattttttatattattacaagtaatactactactaataataatgctaCTCACCGTAATGTTCTTGTGTCCATTGTTCATGATGATGAATAGtgaagaataaattaataataaataaggaataaaaatggttgttgCTTTTAAATTAAGATGCTATTATGccgtattattatttttactacaTTGTTATTTTGACATTGCAACTAATAGCCTactgttattaaaaatgttattagttgtAATATTTATATCTTTGCGTGATCATGTTACTGAAAATGGCAAAGAGTAatcacatgaaaaataaataggccaacataaataaataatgagaatagcttaatatatttaatttgctcgaaaattatttttgagacGACGCAATGGTTAAGGTGAAgtggtgatgatgaagatgataaacATGTCATTTACAAAGATGAGGACTGCATGGatgtaaaataatacacaaattTATTAACagattttatgtcatttttgtgtgttatttatttataatttattggctaatatgaaaatgtgcctgtgtgctgtgatatGACAAATCACGTGTGTGGCTACAGGAGTTTATAGAATAGCCTACCTACCgctatttttattgattttattttattgaaaaatctTGATATTGTCAAACAGGCACAATGAAAGTTACATTCATATCAAAATAACATATCTAAACAGTGAGTAATCTTTAACGACATTACTATGAGATTCTACGAGAGATTCTAAGTGAAGTCCATTTTTgacatataattatatttacatatttatatctATACAATTcttgaggattttttttttatcactttaAGTCTTTTAATAAACAGGACAAGCTCATTCATAAAAGTAATAAACAAAGGTGGGgtttaaaagaaatatataaaatatttagctgTGACTAATTTTGTTTATAATTGCTTATAAAATCCAATTTTCTGTCCTCCATCACAAATCCAAACATGGTTTTTACAGACACTTTTGGTACAAAGCAATTGTATTTAGTCAACCAACTGTTAATTCTATCCCAAAATGTTCCagaatatacacattttaattgcattccACATTAAATCTTCTtaatctcttttaaaaaaatcattgcatAGATAAattccatttaatattttaaagttttttttttatagaatgtGTCCCTTAATCAGATTGATCAAAGCTAAAGGTATATTATTGATAACTATATGTTATTGCTCGACAGGACAGTTCTGATTATATTTAGTTTTCAAATAATCAAATAGCATAATAATTCCATTGGTATCCATCAAatcatgtacatattttataccATTTTCCAtccattcttttaaaaacagattttgttGTATATATAATACATGTACTGTTCCATATTGTGACATTATGAGGGGTAAAACTGAGCTGGTATAGTAGTTTCTAGTATTGAGGACTGGTTGATGAAAGTTCGATAACTTTACTGGTAATCTGGTTATCACAGAGTCACATTTCAGTAGAAAAGAGATACCTCCCAGATCCCtaatattttatgatatgaaTTTAAACCAAAAAGTTTGTCCACCTTGAATAAGACATTGTAGCCGTTTTACTTTGAGAGTCCCATTCATTTATGTAAAGTCAATTGCATTCAATCCTCCCTCCTTGTAAGGTTTCACCAAATCTCTTTTGTTTACATAATGGTCTTTGTTCTTCCAGATAATACTGAGATTTAactgattaattattttaattgaactATTAGGAATATCAAGGGAATATTTTGGATATATAAATCTTTATAGACTCACTGACTCGGATAGTGAAACCCATCCAACGACAAAAATGTCTCACTGTAGCCAGCTGTTTAAGATCTTTTTTAAGTTTCTCGATATTACTTTGGATATTAAGTTCCTCTCTTTTATATAAGTCTTTACAAACTATGATTCCTAGATATATAACCtctgattttatttgaatattgcaTACAGCAGTGATAGGACAATCATCCTAAATTGATGCCagttcacatttattttcatttaggtAAAAGTCTGATGCCTTAGAAAATACATGAATGGCTTTCTTTGCAATTGGAAtttgaactgcatttttaaaaaagagaatagCATCATCTGCCAATTGACTTATCACCAGTGAAGTGCCTATTATATTCAAGGGTCTAACTTAAGATCTATTTTTGATATAAATTGCTAACATTTCAGCTACTGTACCAATATGAAAAGCAAGGGTGGCTGCTGCATCCTTGTCAGAGATCTTGTTCCATTTGACATCTTTTTGTTGTTTCCGAAGTCGGTGGGGTCATTAGAAAAAATCTGACATACGAtaccggcatttagcagattctctCATCCAGAAACTTTCACAACctttttttgcatagcatttcaATCCATTATCACCATTACACAAGCACATTTAAGGCAtcattacacattttataagAAGAAAAcctcactgtgaaatgttttacatggcaattggttaatatttattcatatttaggTGTCCTAAAAACATTACAGCTGCCAGTGTCCTGAGGGACATTGCAATCTTCAAAATAACCCCAGAAGGAATTTTGTATTGGCAAACtgaaatgttattcaaattgTAGCCAACCCTTGTCTTGACATCATCGCTTGGtttgaaactgaaacattttggcAGGTATAGTGTTTTGAGagtacatatttcattaaatgttgcaTCCCATAACAATATGTAAGAGTAAATGCATAGTGTATTCGTTTTTCTGTACGAATACTACAGAATATTGGTTCATATTGTTGAAGAAAAAGATAACCCCATCCTAGAAGTCACACAAATGATAATGCATTTACCTCCAATGATAGCCATTACATGATGAGGGAAGAGGCTAGTTTTTAACATCATACCTGAACGAAGTTTCTCATAGAACCCATACAGTCCACTATGTTGGATTTTCCactattttgctttttttatttaaaaaagagactTTTTTGTGCTTCTACAATGGTAGCTTCTCACCAAAGTCAGAAGGCATGATCTACAGCATATCCCTGTGTTAAATTGCAAAGGTATGATATGGATATGAATGCAAAATCGCTGACCATGCCCAAATTATGCATATGTTCCAGACAGCATATGCACGAACTGGCGGGAGGGGACACAGAGACTAGGCGGTGAAGCCTGGGAAATAACAGGAAATTGACTCAACTGGCTACTAATTtcctttttgcttttctgttgtGAATGCCTGTCCATTTGATAAAGGCACCATTTTGACTGTCTTTTCATTAAGAGTATCTTTATCAGGAAGTTTGGTTCCCAAAACTGTATGAGAAtcagggagacagggagacaagTTACCCCCAATATTTTCAGATGAATTAAGTGCTAGGCTAGCTAGTATGCTTGTCTTGATGTTTGACTATGTGAGGCTAGGTGATCCAGTGGTGTGTTTCCccaaaagttgaaatgaaacctatgCCTGTGAGGAGAAGCATTTCTGTAAATAGAGCCGGTCACGGTTACCTGTCCCAAGGAGAACTGCTGCAGAAATAGGTGGGGGAGAGGAAAATCTGACATATAGCTCTGAAGGAGGGTTCCGTGTCTGAACACAGTGCACTTGGAACCCCACGATAAACATCACACTGTAGTTCACTGAGGCAATAATAGCGTTATTAAACTACAGCTGAAACCGAAACTCTACAGCGTTGTCATTATTGTACCACACAAAGCTCTAGAACATTGTCATTAATGTACCACAGCTCTTGTGgacttgcacacacacctgtactgtaaACATaaagcagcagcaccagcatgTGTTCAGAGTGGGAACAGCAGATTATGGAGCACCACGCATCACTGAGTGTAAAGCGTAccagcacacaaacaaaaaccgATGGagaatacatacacacaaacacatacagtacagtacacacccaTGCAtctacaaaaatatacacacatgaacacacacacacacacatgcatatacaaaaatatacacacatgaacacacacacccatgcatatacaaaaatatacacacaaacacatacagtacacacccatgcatctacaaaaatatacacacatgaacacacacacccatgcatatacaaaaatatacacacaaacacatacagtacacacccatgcatctacaaaaatatacacacatgaacacatacacacctatgCATATACAAAAATACTCATACAtgagaacacatacacactcatgcatatatacaaaaatacacacacatacacacccatgcaatatacaaaaatatacagagaaacacatagcaaaatatacacatgcataaaaaATGGATAATACTAAATATCTCAAAAGCTTTAAAATCTGAGGA is a window from the Anguilla rostrata isolate EN2019 chromosome 14, ASM1855537v3, whole genome shotgun sequence genome containing:
- the LOC135239566 gene encoding intelectin-like, whose translation is MTTAGGGWTLVASVHENNLYGKCTLGDRWSSQQGDNPNLPEGDGTWSNKVTFGSPEAATSDDYKNPGYYDITAEDVSVWHVRNNAEMEEWIANSILRYHTETCFLTLQGGNLYQLFKRYPVRYNAGACNTGKGPTVPIMYDLGNAESTANLYGPNARGEFTAGFIAFRVFNYENATSAICSGISPTGCHTEHYCVGGGGHFPQHPPSQCGDFSAFDWNGYGTHIEWSASRDMTESAILLFYR